A single genomic interval of Camelina sativa cultivar DH55 chromosome 11, Cs, whole genome shotgun sequence harbors:
- the LOC104722696 gene encoding cysteine-rich receptor-like protein kinase 15, with protein sequence MLSRDSSLLLFLFSFLITSFGASALIQSHCRNLSTTNFSRNITFLTNRRTLFASLSSSDASSYSTGFQNATAGEAPDIITGLFLCRGDVTTEVCRNCVDLAVNDTLRLCPNEREAVIYYDECMLRYSERNILSTISYNALSIMWNGNMSSNPNQIYGYEDSVSSAMNKAAMEAANSSRKFCAMKSDSTALQTLYVLTQCTPDLTRVECLRCLQYSINAMPLYRTGARLLYPSCNSRYELYVFYNETAITKPPPLLPPVSTPPPVSSPPRPGKGGISNVLVVAIVVPITVTVVLFIAGYCFLAKRAKKTSGSAAPAFDGDDITTVESLHLNYKIIQAATNNFSENNKIGVGGFGEVFKGTLSNGTDVAVKRLLKSSGQGDTEFKNEVVLVAKLQHRNLVKILGFSIEQEERILVYEYVRNKSLDYFLFDPAKQGELDWTRRYMIIGGIARGILYLHQDSRLTIIHRDLKAGNILLDEDMNPKIADFGMARIFGMDETQASTSVIVGTFGYMSPEYAIHGQFSVKSDVYSFGVLVLEIISGKKNDSFYDTDGAHDLVTYAWKLWSKGTPLDLVDPIVIDNCQKSEVVRCIHIGLLCVQEDLVERPIMSTIFVMLTSNTVTLPMPQQPGFFVHNRPESDQCVSGSFDDASITDLYPR encoded by the exons ATGCTTTCTCGCGACTCTTCCCtcctccttttccttttctccttCCTCATTACTAGTTTCGGAGCATCTGCCTTAATACAGAGTCACTGTAGAAATCTAAGTACGACAAATTTCTCTAGAAACATCACTTTCTTGACCAATCGCAGAACTCTTTttgcctctctctcttcctccgaCGCCTCATCATACTCCACTGGATTCCAAAACGCTACGGCGGGAGAAGCCCCTGACATAATAACCGGTCTTTTCCTCTGCCGGGGAGACGTTACGACGGAAGTTTGCCGTAACTGCGTTGACTTGGCTGTCAACGACACACTACGTCTGTGTCCGAATGAGAGAGAAGCCGTGATCTATTACGACGAGTGTATGCTCCGATACTCTGAACGGAATATTCTCTCGACCATTTCATACAATGCCTTGTCGATCATGTGGAACGGTAATATGTCATCTAACCCAAATCAAATATATGGGTACGAAGATTCGGTGTCGTCCGCAATGAACAAAGCTGCCATGGAAGCTGCGAACAGTTCTAGAAAGTTCTGTGCGATGAAATCAGATTCGACCGCACTCCAGACTTTGTACGTATTGACTCAGTGCACTCCTGATCTCACAAGAGTAGAGTGCTTGCGCTGTCTGCAATACTCCATCAATGCAATGCCTCTTTACAGAACTGGAGCAAGACTTCTTTACCCTAGTTGTAATTCAAGGTATGAGCTTTACGTTTTCTACAACGAAACCGCCATTACAAAACCACCACCACTGCTGCCTCCTGTATCTACTCCTCCTCCGGTGTCATCTCCTCCACGACCTG GGAAAGGTGGGATTTCAAACGTGTTAGTGGTAGCCATTGTGGTGCCTATTACAGTGACTGTTGTGCTTTTCATTGCTGGTTATTGCTTCCTTGCAAAGAGGGCAAAGAAGACATCCGGTTCTGCTGCACCAGCCTTTGATG GAGATGATATTACAACGGTAGAGTCGCTGCaccttaattataaaataattcaagctgcaacaaacaatttttcagaaaataataaGATTGGTGTAGGTGGATTTGGTGAGGTTTTCAAG GGTACACTTTCTAATGGGACTGATGTTGCGGTGAAGAGATTATTAAAATCATCAGGACAAGGTGACACGGAGTTCAAGAACGAGGTTGTTCTTGTTGCAAAGCTTCAGCACAGAAATCTGGtcaagattcttggattttctATTGAGCAAGAAGAAAGGATATTGGTTTATGAGTATGTGCGCAACAAAAGCCTTGATTACTTCCTCTTTG ACCCTGCAAAGCAAGGTGAGCTGGACTGGACTCGACGATACATGATCATTGGAGGGATTGCTCGTGGGATTttatatcttcatcaagattcacggCTCACAATCATACACCGTGACCTCAAAGCAGGTAACATTCTCCTGGATGAAGATATGAATCCAAAAATTGCTGATTTTGGAATGGCAAGGATCTTTGGAATGGACGAAACCCAGGCAAGCACAAGCGTAATAGTTGGTACCTT CGGTTACATGTCTCCGGAATATGCAATACATGGCCAGTTCTCAGTAAAATCTGATGTCTATAGCTTTGGAGTATTAGTTCTTGAGATTATAAGTGGTAAGAAGAACGACAGCTTCTACGACACAGATGGCGCACATGACTTGGTTACATAT GCTTGGAAGCTTTGGAGCAAAGGAACACCATTAGACCTTGTGGATCCAATTGTTATAGATAATTGCCAAAAAAGTGAAGTGGTCCGATGCATCCATATCGGTCTTTTGTGTGTTCAAGAAGATCTTGTAGAGCGTCCGATCATGTCAACCATCTTTGTGATGCTCACTAGCAATACCGTAACTTTACCAATGCCTCAGCAACCAGGGTTTTTCGTTCATAATAGACCTGAAAGTGACCAGTGTGTTTCAGGGTCTTTTGACGATGCATCCATCACTGATCTATATCCCCGTTGA
- the LOC104722697 gene encoding cysteine-rich receptor-like protein kinase 14 — protein MKQRNSHSILCFIILISSVSAEQCINTGTFRLNSLYDANRRLILSSLPSSVMAQDRFFVKGSTGQVPNRVYARAMCIPGSTKDDCSDCIKTASNGLIQSCPNQTGAFTWRVEPTVCHVGYSNNSFSDLYPTNVVNNNTGDINSNLTEFTAVWENLTAHMIVAASTERETALSSNKYYKADAAALTPSQNIYALMQCVPDLTSLSHDCENCLKQNVAEYQSCCRQKQGGVLMRASCFFHWDLKPFSKAFGNIMVTSSPPPLQHVKTFQGDIGPVKAIVVPIVAVAFIIIIILVLTARRSAVLCWRRNPYQGFDFDQPGITTVDSLQLDFKTIEAATDKFAMSNKLGQGGFGEVFKGMLPNGTEVAVKRLSKASEQGAPEFKNEVVVVAKLHHRNLVRLLGFCLEGKEKILVFEFVPNKSLDYYLFDPTKKGQLDWTKRYNIIRGITRGVLYLHQDSRLTIIHRDLKAGNILLDVDMNPKVADFGMARIFGIDQSGANTKRIAGTRGYMPPEYLMHGRFSTKSDVYSFGVLVLEIICGRNNRFVHQSDTTVENLVTYAWRLWRNKSLLDLVDPTISDNCQTEEVTRCIHIALLCVQHNPTDRPSLSTIHMMLTHNSLQLPDPQQPGFFYPNRRNQERDGLESIQSMNRVISHTINDVTVTDLDPR, from the exons atgaaacagaggaaTTCGCACTCAATACTCTGTTTTATTATCCTCATAAGTTCAGTTTCAGCGGAACAATGCATCAACACTGGTACTTTCAGACTCAACAGTTTATACGACGCAAATCGCCGCctcatcctctcttctcttccttccaGTGTCATGGCTCAAGATCGCTTCTTCGTCAAAGGTTCGACTGGTCAAGTTCCGAACCGTGTATATGCAAGAGCAATGTGCATCCCCGGATCAACAAAAGATGACTGCTCTGATTGTATCAAGACCGCGTCTAATGGTTTGATACAGAGTTGTCCTAACCAAACAGGCGCATTTACATGGCGAGTTGAGCCCACAGTTTGCCATGTGGGCTACTCGAACAATTCTTTCTCAGATCTTTACCCGACTAATGTGGTCAACAACAACACTGGAGATATTAACTCAAATCTAACAGAGTTCACGGCTGTATGGGAAAATTTAACTGCTCATATGATTGTTGCAGCCTCCACAGAAAGAGAGACAGCATTGTCTAGCAATAAGTATTACAAAGCTGATGCTGCGGCCTTGACACCTTCCCAGAACATATACGCATTGATGCAATGTGTGCCGGATTTGACTTCTCTTTCACatgattgtgaaaattgttTGAAACAAAACGTAGCTGAGTACCAGTCATGCTGTAGACAGAAGCAAGGAGGCGTTCTTATGCGGGCAAGCTGCTTTTTCCATTGGGATTTGAAACCATTCTCCAAGGCTTTTGGAAACATCATGGTtacttcttctcctcctccgctgCAACATGTCAAGACATTCCAAGGTGATATTGGACCTGTTAAGGCAATTGTTGTTCCCATTGTAGCAGTCgcctttatcatcatcatcatcttagtACTGACTGCTCGACGATCTGCTGTACTTTGCTGGAGGAGAAACCCATATCAAGGATTTGATTTTGATCAAC CTGGTATTACAACTGTAGACTCCCTCCAATTAGATTTTAAGACAATAGAAGCTGCCACAGATAAATTTGCAATGAGTAACAAGCTTGGTCAAGGTGGCTTTGGCGAAGTTTTTAAG GGTATGTTGCCTAATGGAACAGAAGTTGCAGTGAAGAGGCTATCGAAAGCATCAGAGCAAGGCGCACcagagttcaagaacgaggtTGTTGTTGTCGCGAAACTTCATCATAGGAATCTTGTTAGGCTTCTCGGGTTTTGTTTGGAAGGGAAAGAAAAGATACTTGTTTTCGAGTTTGTCCCCAACAAGAGCCTCGATTACTATCTCTTTG ACCCTACAAAGAAAGGGCAGTTAGACTGGACAAAACGGTACAACATTATTAGGGGAATCACTCGAGGAGTACTATATCTGCATCAAGATTCACGTCTCACAATAATACATCGTGACCTCAAAGCTGGCAATATTCTCCTAGATGTGGATATGAACCCGAAAGTTGCTGATTTTGGAATGGCGAGAATTTTTGGGATTGACCAAAGTGGAGCTAATACAAAGAGAATAGCTGGGACACG TGGTTACATGCCCCCAGAATATTTGATGCATGGCCGATTCTCAACAAAATCTGATGTCTATAGTTTCGGCGTCTTAGTTCTTGAGATTATATGTGGTCGAAATAACAGATTTGTCCACCAGTCAGACACAACAGTTGAGAATTTGGTCACATAC GCATGGAGGTTGTGGAGAAACAAGTCACTATTAGACCTAGTGGATCCAACCATTTCAGATAATTGTCAAACGGAAGAGGTGACAAGATGCATCCACATTGCTCTGCTATGTGTTCAACACAATCCCACAGATCGCCCTAGCTTGTCGACAATCCACATGATGCTCACTCACAATTCCCTTCAGTTACCTGATCCTCAACAACCTGGATTCTTCTATCCAAATAGACGCAACCAAGAACGAGATGGTCTAGAGTCTATCCAGTCCATGAACAGGGTTATTTCCCACACTATCAATGATGTAACTGTTACAGATCTTGATCCTCGTTGA
- the LOC104722698 gene encoding thaumatin-like protein 1b isoform X1 codes for MTERLPLIVFLTSHLFISGVLSMSILTIENKCNNTVWPVIFSWDSHISTTGFALRSGEARALLAPSSWYGLISARTLCSSSTEKFSCLTGDCESGKIECPGTYDWSPVTYAYFIIDKGGIDSYFISVAHGYNLPLMVIPSSQSSRRTCISSGCVVDLNKTCPNDLKTLVEGKPIACTSACHKSKTDENCCTGDFESKQKCKPTVYTQNFERACPSASSYAYENSNNTFVCPNSTDFTIRFCPSSNIPENTSNNRSSMAPLPLAGPNHNSLPKLKPIFGTTVTATTSLLLIHIFKKIN; via the exons ATGACGGAGAGGCTGCCATTGATTGTCTTCCTTACTTCACATTTGTTTATATCTg GAGTGTTGTCAATGAGTATACTTACCATCGAGAACAAATGCAATAACACAGTTTGGCCGGTAATTTTCTCATGGGATTCACATATCTCCACCACCGGCTTCGCTCTTAGAAGCGGGGAAGCTCGTGCCCTACTCGCACCGTCTTCCTGGTACGGTCTTATCTCCGCTAGGACGCTGTGCTCCAGCTCAACAGAAAAATTCTCTTGCCTCACAGGAGACTGTGAATCTGGAAAAATCGAGTGTCCTGGTACATACGATTGGTCTCCAGTGACATATGCCTACTTTATAATCGATAAAGGAGGAATCGACAGCTACTTCATCAGTGTCGCGCACGGTTACAACCTTCCGTTAATGGTCATCCCGTCGTCACAGAGTAGCCGCCGGACATGTATCAGCTCCGGTTGTGTGGTTGACTTGAACAAGACTTGTCCAAATGATTTAAAGACACTGGTCGAGGGAAAACCAATCGCGTGCACTAGCGCGTGTCACAAATCCAAGACAGATGAGAACTGTTGCACCGGTGACTTTGAGTCAAAGCAAAAATGCAAGCCGACAGTTTACACGCAGAACTTCGAGCGCGCTTGCCCATCCGCGTCTAGCTACGCCTACGAAAATAGTAACAACACCTTCGTATGCCCTAACTCAACTGACTTCACCATCAGGTTTTGCCCATCCTCCAATATTCCAGAAAACACCAG TAACAACAGAAGCTCCATGGCTCCATTACCATTAGCAGGACCAAacc ATAATTCTCTACCGAAGTTAAAACCCATTTTTGGTACGACCGTCACTGCAACCACGTCTCTCTTGCTCAttcatatctttaaaaaaattaattag
- the LOC104722698 gene encoding thaumatin-like protein 1b isoform X2, whose translation MTERLPLIVFLTSHLFISGVLSMSILTIENKCNNTVWPVIFSWDSHISTTGFALRSGEARALLAPSSWYGLISARTLCSSSTEKFSCLTGDCESGKIECPGTYDWSPVTYAYFIIDKGGIDSYFISVAHGYNLPLMVIPSSQSSRRTCISSGCVVDLNKTCPNDLKTLVEGKPIACTSACHKSKTDENCCTGDFESKQKCKPTVYTQNFERACPSASSYAYENSNNTFVCPNSTDFTIRFCPSSNIPENTRSSMAPLPLAGPNHNSLPKLKPIFGTTVTATTSLLLIHIFKKIN comes from the exons ATGACGGAGAGGCTGCCATTGATTGTCTTCCTTACTTCACATTTGTTTATATCTg GAGTGTTGTCAATGAGTATACTTACCATCGAGAACAAATGCAATAACACAGTTTGGCCGGTAATTTTCTCATGGGATTCACATATCTCCACCACCGGCTTCGCTCTTAGAAGCGGGGAAGCTCGTGCCCTACTCGCACCGTCTTCCTGGTACGGTCTTATCTCCGCTAGGACGCTGTGCTCCAGCTCAACAGAAAAATTCTCTTGCCTCACAGGAGACTGTGAATCTGGAAAAATCGAGTGTCCTGGTACATACGATTGGTCTCCAGTGACATATGCCTACTTTATAATCGATAAAGGAGGAATCGACAGCTACTTCATCAGTGTCGCGCACGGTTACAACCTTCCGTTAATGGTCATCCCGTCGTCACAGAGTAGCCGCCGGACATGTATCAGCTCCGGTTGTGTGGTTGACTTGAACAAGACTTGTCCAAATGATTTAAAGACACTGGTCGAGGGAAAACCAATCGCGTGCACTAGCGCGTGTCACAAATCCAAGACAGATGAGAACTGTTGCACCGGTGACTTTGAGTCAAAGCAAAAATGCAAGCCGACAGTTTACACGCAGAACTTCGAGCGCGCTTGCCCATCCGCGTCTAGCTACGCCTACGAAAATAGTAACAACACCTTCGTATGCCCTAACTCAACTGACTTCACCATCAGGTTTTGCCCATCCTCCAATATTCCAGAAAACACCAG AAGCTCCATGGCTCCATTACCATTAGCAGGACCAAacc ATAATTCTCTACCGAAGTTAAAACCCATTTTTGGTACGACCGTCACTGCAACCACGTCTCTCTTGCTCAttcatatctttaaaaaaattaattag